A window of Streptomyces broussonetiae genomic DNA:
CAGTGCCGGACTCCGCCAGGCGCAGCGCCTCGGCCGCGCTGGTGAGCGGCAGTCGTGCGGCGACGGGGGCGGTGATGTCGCCGCGGCCCAGAGCGGTGAAGACCTCGGTGAGGTCGGTGTGCAGCCGGGCACGGAAGCGGTCCTTGTGGAACTTCTGGCCGGCCCAGATGTTGTAGAAGTGAGCGCTGCGGCCATTGGGGAGGGTGTTCCACAGGCACGTACGGGCAAGGATCTTCAGCACGGGCCACTGCTTTGAGCCGGTGTCGTCGCGGGTGGAGGCACTGCCGTAGGAGACGAGGGTGCCGCCGGGGGCCAGCAGGTGCCAGGAGTCGATCACGCTGCGCCCGCCGACGTGGTCGAAGACCGCGTCCACCCCGCCGGGGGCCAGCTCGCGGACCCGGGCCGGCACGTCTCCGGTGCGGTAGTCGACCGGGGTGACATCCAGCTCCCGCAGAGCGTCGTGGTGCCGGGGCGAGGCCGTACCGATCACCTGCACACCGGCTGCTCGGGCCAGCTGGACCAGGATCAGGCCCACGCCGCCACCGGCGCCGTGCACGAGAATCCGCTGCCCGGCGCGCACCCGGGCCGTGCGGTGCAGCATCTGCCACGCGGTGATGCCGTTGACCACGACGGTCTCGGCCTCGGCCGCACCCAGACCGTCGGGGACCTCCACCGCGTCCTGCGCGTCGACCAGAACATGACTGGCCCAGCCTCCGACCTTGACCAAAGCGGCCACCCGCCGTCCCACGAGGCCCGGGTCGACTCCCTGGCCGGTCGAGTGGACCCGGCCCACCAGGTCGTAGCCGGGCACGAACGGGAACGGCGGCTGGTCGTAGTACCGCCCGCGGCGCATCTGCTGCTCGGCGAAGGAGACCCCGGTCGCCTCCATGGCGATCACGATCTGCCCGGGACCGGGCTGCGGCACGTCCGCGCGCCGGACCTGCAGGCCTTCCGGGGCCACGACGCCCGGCAGAACGACCTCGACAAAGGGGTGGCTGCTCATGACCACCCTCCTTTCACTAATAGGTATCGCGTCCGTTAGAAGTTCTAACACGTACGTCCAGTGATGGTCAATCGCGCCCGTGATACCTTCTAACTAAATTGGCCGAGAGAGTCAGGAGAACCGGTCGTGAGCACACCGGATACGGCAACTCCCCGGGAGCGCTA
This region includes:
- a CDS encoding medium chain dehydrogenase/reductase family protein, which translates into the protein MSSHPFVEVVLPGVVAPEGLQVRRADVPQPGPGQIVIAMEATGVSFAEQQMRRGRYYDQPPFPFVPGYDLVGRVHSTGQGVDPGLVGRRVAALVKVGGWASHVLVDAQDAVEVPDGLGAAEAETVVVNGITAWQMLHRTARVRAGQRILVHGAGGGVGLILVQLARAAGVQVIGTASPRHHDALRELDVTPVDYRTGDVPARVRELAPGGVDAVFDHVGGRSVIDSWHLLAPGGTLVSYGSASTRDDTGSKQWPVLKILARTCLWNTLPNGRSAHFYNIWAGQKFHKDRFRARLHTDLTEVFTALGRGDITAPVAARLPLTSAAEALRLAESGTVTGKVVLTP